The following are encoded together in the Malaya genurostris strain Urasoe2022 chromosome 3, Malgen_1.1, whole genome shotgun sequence genome:
- the LOC131435971 gene encoding senecionine N-oxygenase-like has product MNNSEQRYCVIGAGVAGVCAGKSALQNGGQVVIFEQTDQIGGTWVYTDATGKDQNDLPIHSSMYEGLWTNLPKEVMGFPDYEMPQQNRSYIHSSEVLRFVQNYASHFGVIKHISFEHVVEQVKLFGSDQWEVQVRNLKRNKSETFVFDFVLVCNGHYFEPIKPKYEGKDKFEGVQLHSHEYRKPNMFKDRNVLLIGAGPSGKDLVFTAAKNANIVFFSHHVPDKLEDMKFPSNVVQVPDVARLHASQVEFVDGAIYAIDIIIYCTGYRYSFPFLHESCEIEIDNNWVKPLYKHVLNINHPTMAFIGIPYYVCTTLMFDLQARFVLKYYSGRQKLPAKSIMIADQNTEMEARWARGLKKRQAHMMGGTVQAAYYDDLAKTVGIGPIPPVMAKMHIASNRRKNEDLLRYREDIFRVLDAENFEIIYAGNDVATCGE; this is encoded by the exons ATG aataattCGGAGCAGCGTTACTGCGTGATTGGTGCCGGAGTGGCAGGCGTTTGTGCCGGCAAAAGTGCCCTGCAGAATGGTGGCCAGGTTGTGATTTTCGAACAAACGGATCAGATTGGTGGTACGTGGGTGTATACTGACGCCACCGGGAAGGATCAAAACGATTTACCGATTCACAGTAGCATGTATGAAGGATTGTGGACGAATCTACCGAAAGAAGTTATGGGCTTCCCAGATTATGAGATGCCTCAACAAAACCGTTCCTACATACACTCGAGTGAGGTGTTACGTTTTGTGCAAAACTATGCAAGTCATTTCGGTGTGATTAAGCACATAAGTTTTGAACATGTGGTTGAGCAAGTCAAACTTTTTGGAAGTGACCAATGGGAAGTTCAAGTTCGAAACCTTAAAAGAAACAAAAGTGAAACGTTCGTGTTTGACTTTGTTTTGGTATGCAATGGTCATTATTTTGAGCCGATAAAACCAAAATATGAAGGAAAAGATAAGTTTGAAGGTGTTCAACTTCACAGTCATGAGTATCGCAAACCAAACATGTTCAAAGATCGGAATGTTTTATTGATTGGAGCGGGTCCTAGTGGAAAAGATTTAGTGTTCACCGCTGCCAAAAATGCCAATATAGTGTTTTTCAGTCATCACGTGCCGGATAAGCTAGAAGACATGAAATTCCCTAGCAATGTGGTGCAAGTACCTGACGTAGCTCGACTACATGCCAGCCAGGTTGAATTTGTCGATGGCGCTATTTATGCGATTGACATCATTATTTATTGTACAGGTTATCGGTACAGCTTCCCATTCCTACACGAGTCATGTGAAATCGAAATCGATAATAACTGGGTCAAACCATTGTACAAACACGTTCTGAACATCAATCATCCGACGATGGCTTTCATAGGAATTCCCTATTACGTTTGCACGACATTGATGTTCGACCTGCAAGCTCGATTCGTACTGAAATACTATTCTGGTCGCCAGAAACTCCCTGCCAAGTCAATAATGATAGCCGATCAGAACACGGAAATGGAGGCCCGCTGGGCTCGAGGTTTGAAGAAACGGCAGGCGCATATGATGGGTGGCACAGTGCAGGCTGCGTACTACGATGACTTGGCAAAAACCGTTGGTATTGGACCGATCCCACCGGTAATGGCGAAAATGCATATTGCAAGTAATCGCAGAAAGAATGAAGACTTGTTAAGGTATAGGGAGGATATATTCCGAGTATTGGATGCCGAGAATTTCGAAATTATCTATGCTGGCAATGATGTCGCCACATGTGGAGAGTGA